In Mytilus edulis chromosome 6, xbMytEdul2.2, whole genome shotgun sequence, the following proteins share a genomic window:
- the LOC139525963 gene encoding uncharacterized protein has product MEPEVSDCVNPSVKIVSKFTSDELQAASNEVTIMHGGLPLATCKSDSLTCTTASVLYNVTMEATRAVLTITNMDAFYYGPIWGCRAGSKVASLQLKYFRAATENASQHFLSLGEITIVDLLTLFIVIVILLILVIQVFCRRCCQKREGKGMLDDPLMNGVKE; this is encoded by the exons ATGGAGCCAGAAGTATCCGACTGTGTAAATCCGTCAGTAAAAATCGTCAGCAAATTCACCTCTGACGAATTACAGGCTGCTAGCAACGAAGTCACAATAATGCATGGTGGATTGCCATTGGCAACTTGTAAATCAGACAGTCTGACATGTACGACAGCAAGTGTGCTATACAACGTGACAATGGAGGCTACACGTGCAGTGCTGACAATAACGAACATGGATGCGTTTTATTATGGTCCAATATGGGGTTGCCGTGCTGGTTCCAAAGTGGCTTCACTTCAGCTAAAATACTTTC GAGCAGCAACAGAGAATGCTTCACAACATTTCCTGTCTCTTGGAGAAATAACTATAGTTGACCTGTTGACACTTTTTATAGTTATCGTTATACTACTGATACTGGTAATACAAGTCTTTTGCAGACGTTGCTGTCAGAAAAGAGAAGGAAAAG gTATGCTAGACGATCCACTGATGAACGGCGTAAAAGAATAA